AATTCCACTGCTTGACCTTCATTCAGTGTTGCATAGGCGCCACCACTTTGAATTTCTGAATGATGAACAAAAAGATCCTTACTGCCATCTTCAGGAGTAATGAAACCAAAACCTTTATCCGCGTTGAACCACTTAACTGTACCTGTACTCATTATTTTACTCGTATTATTGGTGAATGATATTGCTTTTATATTCGAATTCACCCATTTAAACATAAAGTGATAGGTTTAGACAAATATACATAACAACTAGACAAGTGCCATTATAGCAGAATTATGAGAATAATTAATGTAGGATTTACATAATATTTATAAGAAAATACGGATTTCTTTTGTTAATGGTATAATATCTTAAGTTTTCAGAGTGATTTCTGCGGGTAAAACCACTTTTTATGGCTCTTTACATTATTGCGTACTTATAATAAGAACTGTGGGTGGGCATGGCTTTGCCTACCCACGCTGACTCAAGGAAAAATCTTATATTCACACTTCAGCATGGGCACAAAAACGTGCCCACCCTACGCCGCATTTCTTCTGAGGCTTTTTACTGGGTGCAAATATCGCATAATTCGTATATTGAATAGCAGTCACAAGTACATGATAGTGTGAAAAACCCTATTTATTGATTACATCAGAGACAAGAGGTTCTACCAGTTCACGGACTTCTTTGCTCAGCCTTAACAATGGCTGGTCATTTTTTGTTCTATTGCCAACCTCATTGCGGATATAGCTTGTAATGAAATGCTGATATCTTCGTAATCTTTTCCTGCCTCTTGCCAGAGTGATTGCCATTTCTTTAATGATGATAATAATGATGGCTCTGTGACAAAGACATTGATAGATTTTATCAGCGCTGTGCCTAAAATACGCCAAAACATCATTTTCTTTAAATAAAACTAATAGACAGTCTATTTCCTTCTGCCAAAAAGAAGATCCTAAGTTAATAATAGAAACTAGAATATCAGCAATATTGGACGGATAATTCCCTGCATTCCTATCGCCATGAATAAAGGCCTGCTTAAGTGCATTATGAGCTTTTTCTCTATCCAACAAGATAAAGTATAACTCTGGCATAACAAATCGACTATCCTAAGATGTACGATAACTTTATCGTACAACACAAATGCCGTACGTCAATAAAAACTATTGATCAATTATTTCACTACCAATTACATAGAGACTGGATTGTTGATGGTATAATCTGACAAAAATAACCGATGAGAATAAAGAATTTTATATGGCTAAGCTATCGAAGCATAAGGCGCGGAAACGATTTGGACAGAATTTTTTACACGATCCGAATATTATTGAGCGCATTATTGCCGCTATTGCTGCCACAAAGGAGCAACATTTAGTTGAAATTGGCCCAGGCAAGGGGGCTATTACTGAGCATTTGGTTAATCATGCCGGTAAGTTAGATGTGATTGAGCTGGATCGTGATTTGATCCCTATTCTGGAAGAGCGGTTTTCTGCTTATGAGAATTTTAGCATTCATAGCAATGATGCATTGAAGTTTGATTTTGGCTCTTTACTAAACGCTGAAGGCTCTTTATCATCAGCTAATGGCTCTAAACTCAGATTAGTCGGGAACTTGCCCTATAATATTTCTACGCCTCTGATTTTTCATTTATTGGAAAATGTGGCAATTATCGATGACATGCACTTTATGTTGCAAAAAGAAGTGGTTGAGCGTTTAACGGCAGCACCGGGCAGTAAGACTTATGGGCGTTTGAGTATATTGGTACAATACTTATGTCATGCAGAACAGCTTTTTATCGTGCCTCCGGGGGCATTTAATCCTGCGCCCAAGGTCGATTCGGCAATTGTGCAGCTGACCCCAAGAAAAGAAATGTCCGGCACGCAACTTATCAATGCCAGTACCGATAACCTGTCAGACATCGCTCGGGCTGCTTTCTCTCAACGACGTAAAACATTACGTAATAATTTGAAGAAAATACTCACGGCTGAACAAATTGAGCAATGTGATATTGATCCGAGTAGACGCGCAGAAACTCTCAGCATCAGCGAGTTTGTGAGTTTGACTAATCTATATGTGCAAACTGTTGAGTCTTGAGCTTATGCAGGCGAAATTTAGCTAATTCGATATCACGTTCAGCACGTATCTTGCTTAACTGTCCAGGCTCAAGCTGGCCATATTTAGTATTAAGTAAAGACAATTGATGGCTATTTTTATTCGGGTGATTGCTAACGACAAAATTACTGATAATCACGCCCGAGACCACGAGTACCGTCAATAAGAGTAAAAGATCGGGTTTTTTCCTCATGTCACGTACCTTTTATGAAAAACAATATGAAAAATAATATATAAGATCAAAATAAACAATAATAAACAATAATAAACAAGCAATTATAGAAACCACCTTAGAAATTAAGTTAACTTTCTATGCTATCTTATTTTAGGACAATATAATTTTTTAAAATTTCCACTTTTTTGGAACAAAATCATGTTTTTTTGTCATATTGAGCAACATGCCTCATTAGTTTCATTGCTCGCCCGCTACCAGATACAAATTAACCGTGTAAAAGACCAGCAAAGTATTCCTGGCACCTGGTTTGGTGAGCCCGAAGCGGGGATCATAAAAAATCAGCTCTATGTGCGTTCTGATACCCCTATTCACTCCGCATTACACGAATCCTGCCACTATATCTGTATGGATGCTCAAAGACGGGAAAATTTAGATACCAATGCTGCCGGTGGCTACGATGAAGAAAATGCAGTCTGTTATTTGCAAATATTGCTGGCCGATTATTTACCCGCAATGAATCAGGAACAAATGATGCTCGACATGGATGAGTGGGGCTACACTTTTCGCTTAGGCTCGGCAAAGCGCTGGTTTCATGAGGATGCCGAAGAAGTACAAGAATGGTTGCTCAAGCATGAGCTCATTTATGCAGATAAAACACCCACCTGGAAATTGCGTCAATAAACTTGATTTTCAGGCGTTTAATATCTAGGCTCATAGTATCTATTGAACTCTTTATTCTGGAGTAGTTATGCGCTTTGATTCGATTCACAATTATTATGAAACACTGGTTGTCAGAGAATTAATCCAAACATTTGTTGATGACATTAAAAATATTGATGAAGATTATTTACAGGACATCGCCTGTATTGCTCTCAATATGTTACCGGCTCGTTATGTGCGCCATGATGTGGATATGGCCTTTTTTCTCAGTACGGATGATCGCACAGAAATGGATCACGCCGTTAAATCTGCGGTCTTAAAAGCTAAAGATCATGTGGACAATCAAGAAGATGAAGAAGCCAGACCCACGACTTTTCAGCAAACATAAAGCATTAGTTCTAACCTCTAATGCACACTAAGAGACATCGTTCAAACCTTGTTACACTTCAAATGTAGGATGTGGTGAGGAACGAACCGCATCAATGGTTTTAAACAAACATTTTTGATGCGGTTCGTTCCTCACCACATCTTACAAATGTAAAGATAAATTAGCTTATTTGATCTGTCCCCACTAAGACACATAAAGCTGACGTTTTTAGTGAGCACGAAGCCGATTCAGTGTATAATATTTGTCCAATTTATTTTCGTAAAACCAGGGAAAAATATGCCTCAGCAACATGCGACTAAATATAATATTTCGGTAGATGTCAAAGTTCAGTACATAGAAGAGCAGTCTTCACCTACTGATAATCGATATGTTTTTTCATATACTATTAATATGTTAAACAAGGGCACAGAGTCGGCACAGCTTATCTCTCGACACTGGATCATTACCGATGCAGAAGGCAAAACTCAAGAAGTCAAAGGACCTGGTGTGGTGGGCGAACACCCCAACCTGAAACCTGGCGAAGATTTCACCTATACCAGTGGTACAATCATTCATACCCCCGTAGGCAGTATGCAAGGGAGCTACCAAATGAAAGCGAGTGATGGACAGATGTTTGATGCTGAAGTTCACCCCTTTACCCTGACCCGCCCCAAATTTTTACATTAATGAATTTTCATCACATTTAACGTCACATAAAGCAGCGCTATGGGCGATTTGAGTATTATTTTTGTCATATTAGGCTTATACTTTCAAAATGCATAGAAAACCAAGAGAGAAATAAAGTGGCTAACGAGATAAAAAAAACCGGGCAGTTTATCTTCAGTTTTTTTTGCAATGCTGGTTACTTTGCTGTCTTTTGCTTTATTATCACTAAAAATCCTCTTTATCAGCATTATCTGGATGTTTAGTCGTTTTTTCAGTCATTTAAGCTATAAGCTTTCTACGCTTGGCTATAAATGGAATTAAGTAAAAGTAATACTTCATCACTATTAGCAATTCTATAGAGCAAAGTCCGGTGTTCTTTTTAGCATACTCTCTGAATCATCACTATGAACATACTTGATCGCTACATCATAAAAACCGTTATCTACTCAACACTTTTATTTCTCCTCATTATTTTATCGTTATACGGCTTTATTGTCCTTGCCGACAGCTTTAAATACGTCGGTAAAGGTGATTTTGAATTAGGCGATGCCTTTTATTACACTTTATTGACGATGCCCCGCCGTCTCTATCAACTATTTCCTTTTTCTGTATTATTAGGTGCAATGATGGGATTGGGAGCGCTAAACAGCAGCAATGAACTGGTTGCGATTCGCACTGCCGGTGTTTCTATAGGCAAAATTATCCTATCGGTCATGAAAGCCGCTTTTTTTTTTTGGCCATTTTTACTTTTATGATTGGTGAGTATGTACTTCCCATTACAGAAAAAATGGCCAACAACCATTGGTCGACCAAGACCAGCGGTACAACCAGTACCGTATCAAACAATGCCATCTGGGTACGTGATAAAGATACTTTTACCAAGATTCATTCCATTACCTCTGATAAGACCCTGGGACATGTGAGTATTTTTACGTTTGCCCAAGACAAAACTCTAAAAGTGAATTGATCTGGAATTGGTCGATGTCATTATCTCTAATTTAGAATATCTTTCCGCCTATGGTCTCTATCGCTATGCCAGCTATCTCGATGATAATAGCCTCAAGAGCAATCAATACTGGCTGACATTCTGGAATAAAATTGTCCTTCTCTGGTCTGATGGCGGGGCAAAAAATCTAGCCGGACAGCTAGCAATCGAGGGCAACAAGATGATTGCTTATATACCAGCTAAAAAGATCACCTTATATTTCCAGTTTTATCGAGAACCCGGGCAATTTGTCGTGCGTGACCGCAAATCCCGAACTTACAATTTTAAGCGTATTCACTAAGCCTCTATTAAAAAAACCGCTATCAAAAAACAGCTTAAAAGCCTGATTTTTTGACTGTTCTACTGACCGTACTATAGTGCACACCGAAATGTTGGGATTATGACTATAGATAAATGCCTGATGCTTGGCTATAGTTAAATGGAACGGATAATAAATAAGGTTTTTTATGTTGCGCCAAATTGCACTGTTGATTTTAACAATTTCCCTGCCCACTTCCCTCTATGCCACCAGTGTCAGCATCAGTGTCGGTGGTAGTCGCGGCCCAATTAATGTTGCAGTCAATGATGTGGTTACTTTTGATGCCGATGTTATTTGTAATGACGATCTGGTCTATGTCGATGGAACAGCCGCTCCCAAAGATACTCATAATGATTCTGAAGTCGCCTGGCGGATTAAAAACCAGTCACTCAGCACGATTCGCCTGACTAGTTTTGGCGTTAGCTGGGAATGCCTTAATGATCCTTCTAGTCAGTGTGATACCTGGTTATTTGATTATTTAAAGTTTGATGCCCCAGTGATCAATGCCAACAAGATTTATGATGTGCTCATTAGCCCTGTCGATAATGCTAATTCATTTCCAATCACTGATTTTGATAACTGAAGTCAAATTTACCGTCACTTGGAAAGACAGTAATGCAATCACTTATATCCATGTATTTACTGTGACCTGGCCATAATCATGTTGACTTCAGTCTGCTTTGAGAGGCTATTATGGCTATTTTTTTATCAGCTTAGTCATGGCACAAAATGTTGCCGCAGACTATACCGTTGATTATGGTGATGGCACTATAGAAACATTTTCCAGCGCACCATGGACGGCAGGGAAGCCCAAGCCTCAATTGCCTCGCATAGTTATAGCAATTTAGCGCATTTATCAACTTACCTCATGGCGAAATTGGATTGTGCATGATGGCTTGGCCGATCTCTATACTGATAACCTGAGTATCATTGTTGGCAATGTTGTTCAACAATGGGATTATGGTGATAACACGCCACTGACACTTCAACTGTCGATTTATGTACCACTGTTTTAACTCCTAGCAGCCATAGCTACACTCAAGGCAGGTACTTATACTGCCACTTATAAAGCCGTGGATTATAACAATAATATTATCAGCGATAGTGTTGAAGTGATTGTCACCGCCATTGCCGATCACTATGCCATCAGTCATAGCCTCACTCGTGACTGTCACGGCTCATGACATTAATCATGCCGCACTAGATATTAGCTCCAATGCCAGCATCACCATCACTACTACGCCCGCTGTTGATAGTATTATTAGCTCACCACTGAGTATTTTGGCAGGTACCTCCTCAGCGACTTTTTACCTGGCACAAAGCACGGTCTCCAGTATTGATATTAATGTCACTGATGGTAATTCAACTGAATTAACCGGTGCTGCCATTGCATCAGAAGATTTACCTCTAAACTTTACCAACACAGCCTTTCGCTTTATCGATATAGCCAGCCTCAGCACCTTGGCAATTGGCAAGCAAATAGGCAGCAAGCCCTCTTCCACCGCGCCGGGCGCACAGAACATTGGCCTGCAAGCCATTCGTACTGATACACAGAGTGGTGCTTGCACCACTGCTTTTGCCAACGTAAACACAGCGGTTAATTTTGCCTATGAATGCAATAATCCAAGCAGTTGTCAGCCGACAATACCACCACACCCCCCATCAGCGCGGCAACACTCAGCGTTAGCGGTCAATTTATTGTCCGACCTTTTGGCTTCACCATCACCGTCACTGGAAATCCTGCTGCCAGTAGTAGCACAGGCAGTGTCTTTAGAAAAGCCGGTGAAGCATTTACAGCCAGCGCTCAGGCGGTTTTGTATCAAGCCATTGATGATAGTGATAATGATGGCATTCCTGATGGCCATAATGACAGCATCCCCAGTAATAATACTTCACTCTCAGATAATGCTCTAGCCACTAATTTTGGCAATGAAATCTCCTCTGAAAGCATATAAGTCTGTGCAAAACTTGAAATAAAAAACAAAAAAGTCTTGACAGCATTTTAGAGGACAAAATTGCATTTTCACTGCCCCATGTAATTTATCCCTATAAATGATCCTGTCGATCTGTCTCAGATCGAAATAGAATATTTTTGAATATTATCTTAACTGAGAGGGAGTTTGATCAACACAGGGCAAACTAAAGAGCCTTAAAAAGCCATGATACAATTGTTTTATTGAAAACAACCTGTATTGATTATAGTGAAAAAATTACCTCCAATTCCAGAGATACCTGAAGAAGAAAAGACACCGGTAGTCCGATTACTCCTTGCTTTCATGGAGCAAC
This genomic window from sulfur-oxidizing endosymbiont of Gigantopelta aegis contains:
- the rsmA gene encoding 16S rRNA (adenine(1518)-N(6)/adenine(1519)-N(6))-dimethyltransferase RsmA: MAKLSKHKARKRFGQNFLHDPNIIERIIAAIAATKEQHLVEIGPGKGAITEHLVNHAGKLDVIELDRDLIPILEERFSAYENFSIHSNDALKFDFGSLLNAEGSLSSANGSKLRLVGNLPYNISTPLIFHLLENVAIIDDMHFMLQKEVVERLTAAPGSKTYGRLSILVQYLCHAEQLFIVPPGAFNPAPKVDSAIVQLTPRKEMSGTQLINASTDNLSDIARAAFSQRRKTLRNNLKKILTAEQIEQCDIDPSRRAETLSISEFVSLTNLYVQTVES
- a CDS encoding late competence development ComFB family protein, whose translation is MRFDSIHNYYETLVVRELIQTFVDDIKNIDEDYLQDIACIALNMLPARYVRHDVDMAFFLSTDDRTEMDHAVKSAVLKAKDHVDNQEDEEARPTTFQQT
- the apaG gene encoding Co2+/Mg2+ efflux protein ApaG — encoded protein: MPQQHATKYNISVDVKVQYIEEQSSPTDNRYVFSYTINMLNKGTESAQLISRHWIITDAEGKTQEVKGPGVVGEHPNLKPGEDFTYTSGTIIHTPVGSMQGSYQMKASDGQMFDAEVHPFTLTRPKFLH
- a CDS encoding LptF/LptG family permease — protein: MNILDRYIIKTVIYSTLLFLLIILSLYGFIVLADSFKYVGKGDFELGDAFYYTLLTMPRRLYQLFPFSVLLGAMMGLGALNSSNELVAIRTAGVSIGKIILSVMKAAFFFWPFLLL
- a CDS encoding LptF/LptG family permease, producing MIGEYVLPITEKMANNHWSTKTSGTTSTVSNNAIWVRDKDTFTKIHSITSDKTLGHVSIFTFAQDKTLKVN
- a CDS encoding DUF6701 domain-containing protein, with amino-acid sequence MSADNTTTPPISAATLSVSGQFIVRPFGFTITVTGNPAASSSTGSVFRKAGEAFTASAQAVLYQAIDDSDNDGIPDGHNDSIPSNNTSLSDNALATNFGNEISSESI